In the genome of Desulfovibrio sp. ZJ209, one region contains:
- a CDS encoding VacJ family lipoprotein, with amino-acid sequence MKCARSTSPRGLCRPLPARPALAALVLCALCLCFAPAAWADGEGGVSMGNAPASATAPEAGIRPVFVPAGASESAAGPTAQAAALAPRLARTSTAAGVGPFAPSVVYAGGAALPGGAITVHPDADAQAADNLDDYDDEPVASIADPIEPWNRFWFHFNDIFFMYIAKPAYTGWTWLVPECFRSGLSNFFHNLLFPTRFINNLLQFRFFEAGVEFGRFMMNTMSSAGFANVAKNKKTIVPVDPSGEDFGQTLGRWGFGQGFYVVWPFIGPSSLRDTIGRIGDYFTDPLFYVRPWELSTGAEVGFRFNDLGDVLPTYEDLKTIAVDPYLAMREAYANYRNAQVRR; translated from the coding sequence ATGAAGTGCGCGCGCAGCACTAGCCCCCGCGGCCTTTGCCGGCCGCTGCCTGCCCGGCCCGCGCTGGCGGCGCTCGTCCTGTGCGCGCTCTGCCTGTGCTTCGCGCCCGCCGCGTGGGCGGACGGCGAGGGCGGCGTCAGCATGGGCAATGCGCCGGCCTCCGCCACGGCGCCCGAGGCAGGCATCCGCCCCGTGTTCGTGCCGGCGGGGGCTTCCGAAAGCGCGGCCGGCCCCACGGCCCAGGCCGCGGCGCTGGCCCCGCGCCTTGCGCGGACCTCCACCGCGGCGGGCGTGGGCCCCTTCGCGCCCTCCGTGGTCTATGCCGGCGGCGCGGCGCTGCCCGGGGGCGCCATCACCGTGCACCCCGACGCGGACGCGCAGGCAGCGGACAATCTCGACGACTACGACGACGAGCCGGTGGCGAGCATCGCCGACCCCATCGAGCCGTGGAACCGCTTCTGGTTCCATTTCAACGACATCTTCTTCATGTATATCGCCAAGCCCGCCTATACGGGCTGGACGTGGCTCGTGCCCGAGTGCTTCAGGAGCGGCCTGAGCAACTTCTTCCACAACCTGCTTTTCCCCACGCGCTTCATCAACAACCTGCTCCAGTTCCGCTTTTTCGAGGCCGGGGTGGAGTTCGGCCGCTTCATGATGAACACCATGTCGAGCGCGGGATTCGCCAATGTGGCCAAGAACAAGAAGACCATCGTGCCCGTGGACCCCTCGGGCGAGGATTTCGGCCAGACCCTCGGGCGCTGGGGCTTCGGCCAGGGCTTCTATGTGGTCTGGCCCTTCATCGGCCCGAGCTCGCTGCGCGACACCATCGGCCGCATCGGCGACTATTTCACCGACCCGCTCTTCTATGTGCGGCCATGGGAGCTTTCCACCGGCGCGGAGGTGGGCTTCCGCTTCAATGACCTTGGCGACGTGCTGCCCACCTATGAGGACCTGAAGACCATCGCGGTGGACCCTTACCTCGCCATGCGCGAGGCCTATGCCAACTACCGCAATGCCCAGGTCAGGCGCTGA
- a CDS encoding ACP S-malonyltransferase: MTHAQTVDATPVEAAPDCGRPALIFAGQGSQMAGMGRDIAEASPEAMDYWKEAERVSGLPLREIYWEGDEAAMSDTRALQPALTVVNGNLWRALSARLGPSFTPFAAAGHSLGEYSALAAAGVLSPKSVLEITSLRGRLMAEADPEGKGAMAAIVKLDMDAVSALVAEAAAETGALLVAANRNTPQQTVVSGAREAVALAVQKAKERKGRGVELKVSGAFHSPMMEEANRELAPLLEKTEWHTPRFPVYCNVDGKPVHDAEGAKKSLLRQMVTPVFWVDLIRNLYLAGVRWWMEISPRAVLGKMVGPSMAGIAAQSENLRVDLIDSLTGILNYAM; this comes from the coding sequence ATGACACATGCACAGACCGTGGACGCCACGCCCGTGGAGGCCGCGCCCGACTGCGGGCGCCCGGCCCTGATCTTCGCCGGCCAGGGCTCGCAGATGGCGGGCATGGGCCGCGACATCGCCGAGGCGAGCCCCGAGGCCATGGACTACTGGAAAGAGGCCGAGCGTGTAAGCGGCCTTCCCTTGCGCGAGATCTACTGGGAGGGCGACGAGGCCGCCATGAGCGACACCCGCGCCCTCCAGCCCGCGCTCACCGTGGTCAACGGCAATCTCTGGCGCGCCCTTTCCGCCCGCCTCGGGCCTTCGTTCACGCCTTTCGCCGCCGCGGGCCACAGCCTCGGCGAATACAGCGCGCTCGCGGCCGCGGGGGTGCTCTCGCCCAAGAGCGTGCTCGAGATCACCTCCCTGCGCGGGCGCCTCATGGCCGAGGCCGACCCGGAGGGCAAGGGCGCCATGGCGGCCATCGTCAAGCTGGACATGGACGCGGTGTCCGCCCTCGTGGCCGAGGCCGCGGCCGAGACCGGCGCCCTCCTTGTGGCGGCCAACCGCAACACCCCGCAGCAGACCGTGGTGAGCGGCGCCCGCGAGGCCGTGGCGCTCGCCGTGCAAAAAGCGAAAGAGCGCAAGGGCCGCGGCGTGGAGCTCAAGGTGAGCGGCGCCTTTCACAGCCCCATGATGGAGGAGGCCAACCGCGAGCTCGCGCCCCTGCTCGAGAAGACCGAGTGGCACACGCCGCGCTTTCCCGTGTACTGCAATGTGGACGGCAAGCCCGTACACGACGCGGAGGGCGCCAAGAAGAGCCTGCTTCGGCAGATGGTCACGCCGGTCTTCTGGGTGGACCTCATCCGCAATCTCTATCTCGCCGGCGTGCGCTGGTGGATGGAGATCAGCCCCCGCGCCGTGCTCGGCAAGATGGTGGGGCCGTCCATGGCAGGCATCGCCGCGCAGAGCGAGAACCTGCGCGTGGACCTCATCGATTCCCTCACGGGCATCCTCAACTATGCCATGTAA
- a CDS encoding ATP-binding cassette domain-containing protein: protein MDAWDIEFHDLTVGYGATAVLKDINATLPAGKVSVILGGSGCGKSTLLRHIIGLSRPIAGEILIGGHDLFRLDRRAFRRVRRRMGVLFQDGALLGALTLAQNVALPLSEHLRLPKRLLREAALRVLAMVGLDSFADYYPNQLSGGMRKRAGLARAIIAEPRVLLCDEPTSGLDPITAVRMDDLLLSLHAEYAEMTLVVVSHDLASLKRIADYVLVLRDGAAVFAGSLAELEKSGDPYLRQFLNREAGPEELALQQPPNPEVRAALEKWLRS, encoded by the coding sequence ATGGACGCCTGGGACATCGAGTTTCACGACCTCACCGTGGGCTACGGCGCCACGGCCGTATTGAAGGACATCAACGCGACGCTCCCCGCCGGCAAGGTGTCGGTGATCCTCGGCGGCTCGGGCTGCGGCAAGTCCACGCTGTTGCGCCACATCATCGGCCTCTCCAGGCCCATCGCGGGCGAGATCCTCATCGGCGGGCATGACCTCTTCAGGCTCGACCGCCGGGCCTTCCGCCGGGTGCGCCGGCGCATGGGCGTGCTCTTCCAGGACGGCGCGCTTCTGGGCGCGCTCACCCTGGCGCAGAACGTGGCGCTCCCGCTCAGCGAGCACCTGCGCCTCCCGAAGCGCCTGTTGCGCGAGGCGGCCCTGCGCGTGCTCGCCATGGTGGGGCTCGACAGTTTCGCCGACTATTACCCGAACCAGCTTTCCGGCGGCATGCGCAAGCGCGCGGGCCTCGCGCGGGCCATCATCGCCGAGCCGCGCGTGCTGCTCTGCGACGAGCCCACCTCCGGCCTCGACCCCATCACCGCCGTGCGCATGGACGACCTCCTCCTCTCCCTGCACGCGGAATACGCGGAGATGACCCTCGTGGTGGTGAGCCATGACCTCGCCAGCCTCAAGCGCATCGCGGACTATGTGCTCGTGCTGCGCGACGGCGCGGCCGTGTTCGCCGGCAGCCTCGCCGAGCTGGAGAAGAGCGGCGACCCGTATCTGCGCCAGTTCCTGAACCGCGAAGCCGGCCCCGAGGAGCTCGCGCTTCAACAGCCGCCGAACCCGGAAGTGCGCGCCGCGCTCGAGAAATGGCTGCGTTCGTGA
- a CDS encoding SPOR domain-containing protein codes for MALPLRKIFQKNLLRGADAPAQGGRGSVRRRTLDLSGAAAAALGLALVTAVGWAFFMGYLVGRGEHPERGVESVAGLLRPGAPAKGGDAPRNAPLPGEEVLLESAGAAHEGTPAAPEGAVASTQGPQGAPEAPRETPPQGAAVASAAPAAAETGSGASAYPFNRPQGESLAAWGISPEGAQAGRPAPMMPGQAAQKPATQATAPAQARKAEAPRQPAEPRFDYLFQAAAFKGPVDAERLRGRLAAAGLRASVRQSGKVRLVLVSLRGTAQDAQRVRGQLSGMGLGRPIQLEKKPAMEKTGGKSRRRSAP; via the coding sequence ATGGCCCTTCCCCTGCGCAAGATCTTCCAGAAAAACCTGCTCCGGGGCGCGGATGCGCCCGCGCAGGGAGGCCGGGGGAGCGTCCGCCGCAGGACGCTCGACCTTTCCGGGGCCGCGGCCGCGGCCCTCGGCCTTGCGCTGGTGACCGCCGTGGGCTGGGCCTTTTTCATGGGCTATCTCGTGGGCCGCGGCGAACACCCCGAGCGCGGCGTGGAAAGCGTGGCCGGGCTGCTCAGGCCCGGCGCGCCGGCGAAAGGCGGGGACGCGCCGCGCAACGCGCCGCTCCCCGGGGAAGAAGTGCTGCTCGAAAGTGCCGGTGCCGCCCATGAGGGCACGCCTGCCGCGCCCGAGGGTGCCGTGGCCAGCACGCAAGGCCCGCAGGGCGCGCCGGAGGCGCCGCGCGAGACTCCGCCGCAAGGCGCGGCCGTGGCTTCGGCAGCCCCGGCGGCAGCCGAAACGGGAAGCGGCGCTTCCGCCTATCCTTTCAACCGCCCGCAGGGCGAAAGCCTCGCCGCCTGGGGCATCAGCCCCGAAGGGGCACAGGCCGGGCGCCCCGCGCCCATGATGCCGGGGCAGGCGGCACAAAAGCCGGCAACGCAAGCCACGGCGCCCGCGCAAGCCCGCAAGGCGGAGGCCCCGCGCCAGCCGGCGGAGCCGCGTTTCGATTATCTCTTCCAGGCCGCGGCCTTCAAGGGCCCCGTGGATGCGGAGCGCCTGCGCGGGCGCCTCGCGGCAGCGGGCCTGCGCGCGAGCGTGCGCCAGAGCGGCAAGGTGCGCCTCGTGCTCGTTTCCCTGCGCGGCACAGCCCAGGACGCGCAGCGGGTGCGCGGGCAGCTTTCCGGCATGGGGCTCGGCCGGCCCATCCAGCTCGAAAAGAAGCCGGCGATGGAAAAAACGGGCGGCAAGAGCCGCCGCAGGAGCGCGCCATGA
- the argS gene encoding arginine--tRNA ligase, whose protein sequence is MRAADTLRAAIEAALKELDLPLPDKLVVEPPREARHGDLSTNAAMLLARAAKRNPRELGEALAGRLAALCPDIERVEVAGPGFCNVTFRPEFWRRAVTEVEAQGDAYGRSDAGKGRKVLVEFVSANPTGPLHVGHGRGAAVGDTLARLLKATGHDVGREYYLNDAGRQMRLLGLSVWLRLQELAERPVTFPEDWYRGDYIRELAAELLRKEPELADAPEDEARARCGAYAVERLLAGIKEDLADFRVEFGEGDYFSEKSLVDKSAVDAAFAALKEAGYTYEKDGALWFATTRLGDDKDRVLRKSDGSLTYFASDIAYHHDKYSRGYQWLVDVWGADHHGYIPRMRAAVAAMGEPEASFDVVLIQLVNLLRDGKLVSMSTRAGEFVTLREVLDEVGPDAARFLFLSRKSDSPLDFDLELAKQRNLDNPVYYVQYAHARINSLLKRAADKGYSVPERMDEAALAPLDTPEDLALLRKIAAFEDTVAQAAEHLAPQHLSRYLMELAGLLHGYYAKHQILLPDDRPRAAARIALLRAIQQTLGNGLALLGVSAPTDM, encoded by the coding sequence ATGCGCGCCGCTGACACGTTGCGCGCCGCCATCGAAGCGGCGCTGAAGGAACTGGACCTTCCCCTGCCCGACAAGCTCGTGGTGGAGCCCCCGCGCGAGGCCAGGCACGGCGACCTCTCCACCAACGCGGCCATGCTGCTCGCCAGGGCGGCGAAGCGCAACCCGCGCGAGCTAGGGGAGGCCCTGGCGGGGCGCCTGGCAGCGCTCTGCCCGGATATCGAGCGCGTGGAGGTGGCCGGCCCGGGCTTTTGCAATGTCACCTTCAGGCCCGAATTCTGGCGGCGCGCCGTGACCGAGGTGGAGGCCCAGGGCGACGCCTACGGCAGGAGCGACGCCGGCAAGGGGCGCAAGGTGCTCGTGGAATTCGTTTCCGCCAACCCCACCGGGCCGCTCCATGTGGGCCACGGGAGGGGCGCCGCCGTGGGCGACACCCTGGCGCGCCTGCTCAAGGCCACCGGGCACGACGTGGGGAGGGAATACTACCTCAACGACGCGGGCCGGCAGATGCGCCTGCTCGGCCTTTCGGTGTGGCTCAGGCTGCAGGAGCTCGCGGAGAGGCCCGTCACCTTCCCGGAGGACTGGTACCGGGGGGACTATATCCGCGAGCTCGCGGCCGAATTGCTCAGGAAGGAGCCGGAGCTCGCCGATGCCCCGGAGGACGAGGCCCGCGCCCGCTGCGGCGCCTACGCCGTGGAGCGGCTCCTCGCCGGCATCAAGGAGGACCTCGCGGACTTCCGCGTGGAGTTCGGGGAGGGGGACTATTTCTCCGAAAAAAGCCTCGTGGACAAGAGCGCCGTGGACGCGGCCTTCGCGGCCCTGAAAGAGGCCGGCTACACCTATGAGAAGGACGGGGCCCTGTGGTTCGCGACCACGCGCCTCGGGGACGACAAGGACCGGGTGCTGCGCAAGTCCGACGGGAGCCTCACCTATTTCGCCTCGGACATCGCCTACCATCACGACAAGTACAGCCGCGGCTACCAGTGGCTGGTGGACGTGTGGGGCGCGGACCATCACGGCTACATCCCGCGCATGCGCGCGGCCGTGGCCGCCATGGGCGAGCCCGAGGCGAGCTTCGACGTGGTGCTCATCCAGCTTGTCAACCTGCTCAGGGACGGCAAGCTCGTGAGCATGTCCACGCGCGCGGGCGAATTCGTGACCCTGAGGGAAGTGCTGGACGAAGTGGGGCCCGACGCGGCGCGCTTCCTCTTTCTCTCGCGCAAGAGCGACAGCCCGCTGGATTTCGACCTTGAGCTCGCCAAGCAGCGCAATCTCGACAACCCGGTCTACTATGTGCAGTACGCGCATGCGCGCATCAACTCGCTGCTCAAGCGCGCAGCCGACAAGGGGTACAGCGTCCCGGAGCGCATGGATGAGGCGGCGCTCGCCCCGCTCGACACGCCGGAAGACCTGGCCCTGCTCCGCAAGATCGCCGCTTTTGAGGACACCGTCGCCCAGGCGGCGGAACACCTGGCGCCGCAGCACCTGAGCCGCTACCTCATGGAGCTCGCCGGGCTGCTCCACGGCTATTACGCGAAGCACCAGATCCTGCTCCCCGATGACCGCCCCCGCGCCGCGGCAAGGATCGCCCTGTTGCGCGCCATACAACAGACCTTGGGCAACGGCCTCGCCCTCCTGGGCGTGAGCGCGCCGACTGACATGTAG
- the mlaD gene encoding outer membrane lipid asymmetry maintenance protein MlaD, with protein sequence MNSFRETAVGVFVILGLLCVAWLAIKLGRMELFSHKGFELSARFDSASGLRAGADVELAGVPVGRVVSIRLDPDPMHSQAIVELMLDHDLQLSDDSMASIKTSGLIGDKYVSLSRGGSETMLEPGGTITETESPMDLESLISKYAFGGVK encoded by the coding sequence ATGAACAGCTTTCGTGAAACCGCAGTGGGCGTCTTCGTCATCCTGGGCCTGCTCTGCGTGGCCTGGCTCGCCATCAAGCTCGGCCGCATGGAGCTTTTCTCGCACAAGGGCTTTGAGCTTTCCGCGCGCTTTGACTCGGCCTCGGGCCTGCGCGCCGGCGCGGACGTGGAGCTCGCGGGCGTGCCCGTGGGCCGGGTGGTGAGCATCCGCCTCGACCCGGACCCCATGCACAGCCAGGCCATCGTGGAGCTCATGCTCGACCACGACCTTCAGCTCTCCGACGACAGCATGGCCTCCATCAAGACGAGCGGCCTCATCGGCGACAAGTATGTCAGCCTGTCGCGCGGCGGTTCGGAGACCATGCTCGAGCCCGGCGGCACCATCACCGAGACGGAATCGCCCATGGACCTCGAGTCGCTCATCAGCAAATACGCCTTCGGAGGTGTGAAATGA
- a CDS encoding ABC transporter substrate-binding protein: MRLAFPWRRRLAPAFPLLAAFLLAALLAAGHALAADPGPRQTLETAITRVMEEIKNPDWVNPATRGPLRQRIEDEVYHAFDFGEFSSRTVGPRWRSFTPEQKKRFSEAFADLLLNTYLNKITGYNGEQVAYTGETASQDGKRVEVRTVVTMKDGKKTPVNYRMLPKDGSWRVYDVIIENISLVKNYRTQFQDILNSATPDQLIARVMEKANEVRAQH; the protein is encoded by the coding sequence ATGAGACTGGCCTTCCCGTGGCGGCGCCGTCTTGCGCCGGCCTTCCCCCTGCTGGCGGCGTTTTTGCTGGCGGCGCTCCTCGCGGCGGGGCACGCCCTCGCGGCCGACCCCGGGCCGCGCCAGACGCTGGAGACGGCCATCACCCGCGTCATGGAGGAGATCAAGAACCCGGACTGGGTGAACCCGGCCACGCGCGGCCCCCTGCGCCAGCGCATCGAGGACGAGGTCTACCACGCCTTTGATTTCGGCGAATTTTCCTCGCGCACCGTGGGCCCCCGCTGGCGCTCCTTCACGCCGGAGCAGAAAAAGCGCTTCAGTGAGGCCTTCGCCGACCTTCTGCTCAACACCTACCTCAACAAGATCACGGGCTACAACGGCGAGCAGGTGGCCTATACCGGCGAGACGGCCTCGCAGGACGGCAAACGGGTGGAGGTGCGCACCGTCGTCACCATGAAGGACGGCAAGAAGACCCCGGTGAATTACCGCATGCTGCCCAAGGACGGCTCGTGGCGGGTGTATGATGTCATCATCGAGAACATCAGCCTCGTGAAGAACTACCGCACCCAGTTTCAGGACATCCTCAACAGCGCCACGCCCGACCAGCTCATCGCGCGGGTAATGGAAAAAGCCAATGAAGTGCGCGCGCAGCACTAG
- a CDS encoding ABC transporter permease yields the protein MQERTEKGPLAGFPRLARAVGAATLRGVDAVGGMAIFMAAGLWQMFATIRILPRTVRQLYVIGYQSLFVILLIGIFCGMVLGLQGYYTLVQFGSVGLLGSAVSLTLIRELGPVLTAIMLTGRAGSAMAAEIGVMRITDQVDALDVMDINSMGYLVSPRILASLISFPLLTAIFDVIGIVGGYLTGVCMLGINEGVYFYKIAHAVTMSDVSGGFIKALVFGLLVSTVCCHQGYCAHLRRDSVGPEAVGNATTSAVVISCVLILAADYVLTSFLL from the coding sequence ATGCAGGAACGCACAGAGAAGGGCCCCCTGGCCGGCTTCCCGCGGCTCGCGCGCGCCGTGGGCGCGGCCACGCTTCGCGGCGTGGACGCCGTGGGCGGCATGGCCATCTTCATGGCGGCCGGGCTCTGGCAGATGTTCGCCACCATCCGCATCCTCCCGCGCACGGTGCGCCAGCTCTACGTCATCGGCTACCAGTCGCTCTTCGTCATCCTGCTCATCGGCATCTTCTGCGGCATGGTGCTGGGCCTGCAGGGCTATTACACCCTCGTGCAGTTCGGCTCCGTGGGGCTGCTCGGCTCCGCCGTGTCGCTCACGCTCATCCGCGAGCTCGGGCCCGTGCTCACGGCCATCATGCTCACGGGCCGCGCCGGCTCGGCCATGGCCGCGGAGATCGGCGTCATGCGCATCACCGACCAGGTGGACGCGCTGGACGTGATGGACATCAATTCCATGGGCTATCTCGTGAGCCCGCGCATCCTGGCCTCGCTCATCTCCTTCCCGCTGCTCACGGCCATCTTCGATGTCATCGGCATCGTGGGCGGCTATCTCACGGGCGTGTGCATGCTCGGCATCAACGAGGGCGTCTATTTTTACAAGATCGCCCACGCCGTGACCATGAGCGACGTGTCGGGCGGCTTCATCAAGGCCCTCGTGTTCGGGCTTCTGGTCTCCACGGTGTGCTGCCACCAGGGCTACTGCGCGCACCTGCGCCGCGACAGCGTGGGCCCCGAGGCCGTGGGCAACGCCACCACCTCGGCGGTGGTCATTTCCTGCGTGCTCATCCTCGCGGCCGACTATGTGTTGACCTCCTTTTTGCTCTAG
- a CDS encoding RsmG family class I SAM-dependent methyltransferase, with amino-acid sequence MAQRRAPKKPAPAAAGAAAPFRPAPETLARLLPPGLAARTPQTLLDALPERVGLYADMLAAWNGAINLTGARRPGDILERLIPDSFELAAFLSSGPLAEVTDAAGRANPARGPRVWDLGAGGGLPGIPLRMVWERGEYTLAEVREKRALFLANALAKLGLPRTEVWRGPVERLFAERPHGADIILSRAFMPWEKLPDFCAPGLAPGGVIIIFGAGPCGELPAPWRLLAERAYNVGESRRWLWAIRREGGADAGAPPGEGAHA; translated from the coding sequence ATGGCGCAACGCCGCGCCCCCAAAAAACCCGCACCGGCAGCGGCCGGCGCCGCCGCGCCCTTCAGGCCCGCGCCGGAAACGCTGGCCCGGCTCCTCCCGCCGGGGCTTGCCGCGCGCACGCCCCAGACCCTGCTCGACGCGCTGCCCGAACGCGTGGGCCTGTATGCGGACATGCTCGCCGCCTGGAACGGCGCCATCAACCTGACGGGCGCGCGGCGCCCCGGGGATATCCTCGAGCGCCTCATCCCGGACAGTTTCGAGCTCGCCGCCTTCCTCTCCTCGGGCCCGCTCGCGGAAGTCACGGACGCCGCAGGCCGGGCCAACCCGGCGCGCGGCCCGCGCGTGTGGGACCTGGGCGCCGGCGGCGGCCTCCCCGGCATCCCCTTGCGCATGGTCTGGGAGCGCGGGGAATACACCCTCGCGGAAGTGCGCGAAAAGCGCGCCCTCTTTCTCGCCAACGCGCTCGCCAAGCTCGGCCTGCCGCGCACGGAGGTCTGGCGCGGCCCGGTGGAACGGCTGTTCGCCGAGCGCCCCCACGGGGCGGACATCATCCTCTCCCGGGCTTTCATGCCGTGGGAGAAACTGCCCGATTTCTGCGCCCCGGGCCTCGCGCCCGGCGGTGTCATCATCATTTTCGGCGCCGGCCCCTGCGGGGAGCTCCCGGCGCCGTGGCGCCTGCTCGCCGAGCGGGCCTATAACGTGGGCGAAAGCCGGCGCTGGCTCTGGGCGATCCGGCGCGAAGGCGGGGCCGATGCCGGGGCGCCCCCCGGGGAGGGCGCCCATGCCTGA
- a CDS encoding STT3 domain-containing protein yields MPDGAPSPAPRPRALRHWAGGLACFLLTVGLAFGLRMLEWPSWQNPEYRLGGEMLLATHDAYHWVAGAEGFGLAVDHPMAEMLRLVAGLTGTPPAVTAFWFPAVLASLVAGIVFLWAWALGSMQAGVAAGLVASLAPGFLARTLLGYYDTDLVTLFFPLLMTLAPACWAMRYMLLPQMVLRRLRAPGAGVKALLRRGAPDAAQPPDAPFPDALRPGDPLRPLWTVLLGLSGLLSWWAQEWHSVFPYLLRYNVALLACMALVLGPRGRRGPLFLGALAYALPALGGLPGCVFDLLLLAARAPGAAGGEGRGLRRFLLEPRVLAVLWLCVGLLLVRGEILATLINHANAYLKHSGDARGAGGAALVYPSVAQSIIEVQDLGFAALFPYFHPWMEAAVAGLAGFLLLIFRRPGTLFLLPLAVLALLSTRLGGRMVMFGAPVVALGLTVPLAWLTQRVLPRALRGAPASWLAAVLAVALFVAPFAHMIPALSQGPIINRRHAAALAQARSITPADARLWLWWDWGYAAHYFARRATIADGAQHAGPSLYLPAAVFATDNPRFARQVIRETSRHGNEPGAVFAGLDGAGAQALMARLRSPATPLVAGRGRQFVVVSFEMLRLGFWISNFGNWNFVTRHGEGGALSIVPQALAYRLKTGEVRLMDSGSIIYPASIAVFDETGVIRRNYVQEWFDAHPDASARAQQAFLAGRRNVHFLFNRVTDEKLAMDEGIFSSLMVRLLLCDPQDPRISPYFKLVYDNVFARIYEVLPAEGDTP; encoded by the coding sequence ATGCCTGACGGCGCCCCCTCCCCCGCTCCGCGCCCGCGCGCCTTGCGCCACTGGGCCGGCGGCCTCGCCTGCTTCCTCCTCACCGTGGGCCTCGCCTTCGGCCTCAGGATGCTGGAATGGCCCTCGTGGCAGAACCCCGAATACCGCCTCGGCGGGGAGATGCTTCTGGCCACGCACGATGCCTACCACTGGGTGGCCGGGGCCGAGGGCTTCGGCCTCGCCGTGGACCACCCCATGGCCGAGATGTTGCGCCTCGTGGCCGGCCTCACGGGCACCCCGCCGGCGGTGACGGCTTTCTGGTTCCCGGCGGTGCTCGCGAGCCTCGTGGCCGGCATCGTCTTTCTCTGGGCCTGGGCTCTCGGAAGCATGCAGGCCGGCGTGGCGGCCGGCCTCGTGGCGAGCCTCGCGCCCGGCTTTCTCGCGCGCACCCTGCTCGGCTATTATGACACCGACCTCGTGACCCTGTTCTTCCCCCTGCTCATGACCCTGGCCCCGGCCTGCTGGGCCATGCGCTACATGCTGCTTCCGCAGATGGTGCTCCGCCGGCTGCGCGCGCCCGGCGCCGGCGTGAAGGCCCTGCTGCGGCGCGGGGCGCCTGATGCCGCGCAGCCCCCCGATGCGCCTTTCCCGGACGCCCTCAGGCCCGGCGATCCGCTCAGGCCCCTGTGGACCGTCCTCCTCGGGCTTTCCGGGCTGCTCTCCTGGTGGGCGCAGGAGTGGCATTCGGTCTTTCCCTATCTCTTGCGCTACAATGTGGCCCTCCTCGCCTGCATGGCGCTGGTCCTGGGGCCGCGTGGCCGGCGCGGGCCGCTCTTTCTCGGGGCGCTCGCCTACGCGTTGCCGGCCCTCGGCGGGCTCCCGGGCTGCGTCTTCGACCTCCTGCTTCTGGCAGCGCGCGCGCCGGGCGCCGCCGGCGGCGAGGGCCGGGGCCTCCGGCGCTTCCTGCTTGAGCCGCGCGTGCTCGCCGTGCTCTGGCTCTGCGTGGGGCTCTTGCTCGTGCGCGGCGAGATCCTGGCCACGCTCATCAACCACGCCAACGCCTACCTCAAGCACAGCGGCGACGCCCGGGGCGCCGGGGGCGCCGCGCTGGTCTATCCGTCAGTCGCGCAGTCCATCATCGAGGTGCAGGACCTTGGCTTCGCCGCGCTCTTTCCCTATTTCCACCCGTGGATGGAAGCGGCCGTGGCCGGGCTCGCGGGCTTTTTGCTCCTCATCTTCCGCCGGCCGGGCACGCTCTTTCTCCTGCCGCTCGCCGTGCTGGCGCTTTTGAGCACGCGGCTCGGCGGCCGGATGGTCATGTTCGGCGCGCCCGTGGTGGCGCTCGGGCTCACCGTGCCGCTCGCGTGGCTCACGCAGCGCGTGCTCCCGCGCGCCTTGCGCGGCGCCCCGGCCTCGTGGCTCGCCGCCGTTCTGGCCGTGGCGCTCTTCGTGGCGCCCTTCGCGCACATGATCCCGGCGCTCTCGCAGGGGCCGATCATCAACCGCCGCCACGCAGCCGCCCTGGCCCAGGCCCGCTCCATCACCCCGGCCGACGCGCGCCTCTGGCTCTGGTGGGACTGGGGCTACGCCGCCCACTATTTTGCGCGGCGCGCCACCATCGCCGACGGCGCCCAGCACGCCGGGCCGTCGCTCTATCTCCCCGCCGCGGTCTTCGCCACGGACAACCCGCGCTTCGCCCGGCAGGTCATCCGCGAGACCTCGCGCCACGGCAACGAGCCGGGCGCGGTCTTCGCCGGGCTCGACGGCGCGGGCGCGCAGGCCCTCATGGCGCGCCTGCGCTCGCCCGCCACGCCGCTGGTGGCCGGGCGCGGGCGGCAATTCGTGGTGGTGAGCTTCGAGATGCTCAGGCTCGGCTTCTGGATCAGCAATTTCGGCAACTGGAACTTCGTCACCCGCCACGGCGAGGGCGGCGCGCTCTCCATCGTGCCGCAGGCGCTGGCCTACCGCCTCAAGACCGGCGAGGTGCGCCTCATGGACAGCGGCAGCATCATCTATCCGGCTTCCATCGCCGTCTTTGACGAGACCGGCGTCATCCGCCGCAACTACGTGCAGGAGTGGTTCGACGCCCACCCCGACGCCAGCGCGCGGGCGCAACAGGCCTTTCTCGCCGGGCGCCGCAATGTGCACTTTCTCTTCAACCGCGTGACCGACGAAAAACTCGCCATGGACGAGGGCATCTTCAGCTCGCTCATGGTGCGCCTTTTGCTCTGCGACCCGCAGGACCCGCGCATCTCGCCGTATTTCAAGCTCGTCTACGACAACGTGTTCGCGCGCATTTACGAGGTGCTGCCCGCGGAGGGTGACACGCCCTAA